In one window of Tumebacillus algifaecis DNA:
- a CDS encoding RNA polymerase sigma factor, which yields MVEHDFDEWYRLYHRDVFAFVGYQVRSRQDVEDIAQEVFVRVLVGADRFQGLAAPKTWILAIARRAVADWYRKKRFKNLFSLNEVQDVASDELSLYERAEISAKEEALREALLKLKKDDRDVVVLRMIHEFSTEETASIFGWTSAKTRTKLHRALKKLQEMLGDDPLFDQMARKAAEEGVSLR from the coding sequence ATGGTGGAACACGATTTTGATGAATGGTACCGTCTCTACCACCGGGACGTTTTTGCTTTTGTCGGCTATCAGGTGCGGTCTCGACAGGATGTGGAGGACATCGCACAGGAAGTATTTGTCCGCGTTCTCGTCGGAGCTGACCGCTTCCAAGGGTTAGCTGCTCCGAAAACCTGGATTTTGGCGATCGCGCGCCGTGCTGTCGCCGATTGGTATCGAAAGAAGCGGTTTAAGAATTTATTTTCGCTCAACGAGGTGCAAGATGTGGCCAGCGATGAGCTTTCATTATATGAGCGGGCGGAGATAAGTGCCAAGGAAGAGGCGTTGCGCGAAGCTTTGCTAAAGCTGAAAAAGGATGATCGCGACGTGGTGGTGCTGCGGATGATCCATGAGTTTTCGACGGAGGAGACGGCCTCGATCTTTGGCTGGACATCGGCGAAGACACGGACCAAGCTGCATCGGGCACTCAAGAAACTGCAGGAAATGCTTGGCGATGATCCGCTGTTTGATCAGATGGCACGTAAAGCGGCAGAGGAAGGGGTGAGTTTACGATGA
- a CDS encoding PD-(D/E)XK nuclease family protein, with product MGRNEAEEGRAVGREVVAGAFHHGHRKIWTERVRQEIVAGRGMSWLYVVPTRGLGSVVRSQSLEGLGGMVGEQVLTIFEVVERVLRHGGKSYVRLDSLGAERLIAKVLRGLEMEWNSVPLAQWAHSPSVVAAFREQIAELRRAGVRPETLLKWGQDSGQEENLAVLAAVFTAYERELSGGESLLLDTEEAYLEAARILEGNGVAAVFPGVEMLFVDSFTDFFSHQLKVLQPLLGIAEVKMFVPFQSERWAWMESLHDLLERTLEQLSELGLQLSFAEEQEGGADVQADLLAVQERLFAPHAQPVTSAPHVHAFCARTEEKEWLWVAKRVKELHRAGVPLGELAVLCNREIRYGSVGHRVLKREGIPLRQQVSLSGEQVPWMRELLTLYALEDGAWNRDLLLQLAAADWLRGEQGPSAAVLHQVVRKLGVAHGYENWAGRLTAEIAGQQARVRRGQTDVACKGLQEVEDLQAVLAWIERLAALVAVIPASAEGGTHAQALRDLMPGVELERRLVLQYRERKGYGMEQLQRELQARETLENVLGALEQLDSVLGDRALYSRAEFAQVVRNHLQREEIVVERGTRGGLQVLSPSAARGMSFAHVFFVGLNEGVWPTPAAAPWLLRAGLREKLAEQIPLFSPQVQVDQQKLFFLLGLHTAREGVWLSYVGGSKQELASRFLDELFELCPDLKERLESDAYLGGSALFPEDGAHVSNPQEARDWTAAQLLAAQAIELVEPEFWFRVVGQAMSERERAAGVAVSRYDGVLADPKIREELGQRFSEETVYSVSQFNRFGECGYKFYLSRVLMLEREQEEAEELSPLAKGNLYHRVLYRLYSQVTAAERMTPDWVERLRGQLASVFEQEWIKAQQERSTEVGVRQLLEKDRLLRRLTEWFEVEAAAWEGMDLPLVPRYLEWVFGMPAAQGADPKSQALPVTVGKLKFRGQVDRVDATREGTFVVVDYKTKNTKAMPKAVEQGLDFQLPVYVKAVEQALFAEGSAAGAAYFSIEKGDRTSSALVKADYLDGLGMGKKRTKLDEESWSELFAHAERTMEEYREQMADGAFAVLPGDEVVCSYCEYRRVCRYDRLRALSHAAGAAREGVEFDE from the coding sequence ATGGGTAGGAATGAGGCAGAGGAGGGACGGGCTGTGGGACGGGAAGTTGTGGCTGGGGCGTTTCATCACGGGCATCGGAAAATCTGGACGGAGCGCGTTCGCCAGGAGATTGTGGCGGGACGAGGCATGTCTTGGTTGTATGTCGTGCCGACGCGAGGATTAGGGAGCGTGGTTCGCTCACAATCCCTTGAGGGGCTCGGCGGCATGGTGGGCGAACAGGTGCTGACCATTTTTGAAGTGGTTGAGCGGGTGTTGCGGCACGGTGGTAAGTCATATGTGCGTTTGGATTCGCTGGGGGCGGAGCGATTGATCGCCAAGGTGTTGCGTGGACTGGAAATGGAGTGGAACTCCGTGCCGCTGGCGCAATGGGCCCACTCGCCAAGCGTGGTGGCTGCATTTCGTGAGCAGATTGCCGAGTTGCGGCGCGCGGGGGTACGGCCAGAGACCTTGCTGAAATGGGGGCAGGACAGCGGACAGGAGGAGAATCTGGCCGTTTTAGCCGCAGTGTTCACAGCCTATGAGCGCGAACTGTCTGGCGGCGAGTCGCTGTTGTTAGATACGGAAGAAGCTTATTTGGAAGCGGCACGGATTCTGGAGGGAAATGGAGTAGCTGCTGTTTTTCCGGGCGTCGAGATGCTGTTTGTCGATTCCTTTACCGACTTTTTCTCACATCAGCTCAAGGTGTTACAGCCTCTGCTTGGCATTGCTGAGGTGAAGATGTTTGTGCCGTTTCAGAGTGAGCGCTGGGCTTGGATGGAAAGCCTGCACGATCTGCTCGAGCGGACGTTGGAGCAATTGTCCGAACTCGGGCTGCAGTTGTCGTTCGCAGAGGAGCAGGAAGGCGGTGCGGATGTGCAAGCGGACCTGTTGGCTGTGCAGGAGCGTCTGTTTGCCCCGCACGCCCAGCCCGTGACATCCGCTCCACATGTGCATGCGTTTTGTGCGCGCACCGAGGAGAAGGAATGGTTATGGGTGGCGAAACGGGTGAAAGAACTGCACCGCGCAGGCGTGCCGCTCGGTGAACTGGCGGTGCTGTGCAACCGGGAGATTCGGTATGGCAGCGTGGGGCATCGAGTGTTGAAGCGAGAAGGGATTCCGTTGCGACAACAGGTGTCGCTGTCGGGGGAACAGGTACCGTGGATGCGGGAATTGCTCACGCTGTATGCACTGGAGGACGGAGCGTGGAATCGCGATCTACTGCTACAATTGGCCGCTGCCGACTGGCTGCGCGGGGAACAGGGACCGTCGGCTGCCGTCTTGCATCAGGTTGTGCGGAAGCTCGGTGTAGCGCACGGGTATGAAAATTGGGCCGGACGGCTGACGGCGGAGATCGCAGGGCAACAGGCGCGCGTGCGTCGCGGGCAAACGGATGTGGCGTGCAAGGGCTTGCAGGAAGTGGAAGACCTGCAGGCCGTCTTGGCGTGGATCGAACGGCTGGCCGCTCTGGTAGCTGTCATTCCGGCCAGTGCGGAAGGCGGCACGCACGCCCAGGCGTTGCGCGATCTGATGCCGGGGGTGGAGTTGGAGCGGCGCTTGGTGTTGCAGTATCGCGAGCGAAAAGGATATGGAATGGAGCAGTTGCAGCGGGAATTACAGGCGCGGGAGACGCTGGAGAACGTGCTGGGAGCGCTGGAACAGCTCGATTCCGTGCTGGGAGATCGGGCGCTCTATTCACGAGCGGAGTTTGCGCAGGTGGTGCGTAACCACTTGCAACGGGAAGAGATCGTGGTGGAGCGAGGGACGCGCGGTGGCTTGCAGGTTCTGAGTCCATCGGCGGCACGCGGCATGTCGTTCGCGCACGTGTTTTTTGTGGGCCTGAATGAAGGGGTGTGGCCGACGCCTGCCGCTGCGCCGTGGTTGCTTCGAGCGGGTCTGCGGGAAAAACTGGCCGAACAGATCCCGCTGTTTTCGCCGCAGGTGCAGGTCGATCAGCAGAAGCTGTTTTTCCTGCTGGGTTTGCATACTGCGCGTGAGGGCGTATGGCTTTCGTACGTCGGTGGGTCGAAGCAGGAGTTGGCCTCGCGGTTCTTGGATGAGTTGTTTGAATTGTGCCCAGATTTGAAAGAGCGCTTGGAGTCGGACGCTTATTTGGGCGGATCGGCCTTGTTCCCTGAGGACGGGGCGCACGTTTCCAATCCGCAAGAGGCGAGAGATTGGACGGCGGCACAACTGTTGGCTGCGCAAGCGATCGAGTTGGTGGAGCCGGAGTTTTGGTTCCGCGTAGTGGGGCAGGCGATGAGTGAACGGGAGCGCGCCGCGGGCGTGGCTGTGAGCCGGTATGACGGTGTCCTAGCAGATCCCAAGATTCGGGAGGAGCTCGGTCAGCGCTTTTCGGAGGAAACGGTGTACAGCGTGTCGCAGTTTAATCGGTTTGGGGAGTGCGGGTATAAGTTCTATTTGTCCCGCGTGTTGATGCTTGAGCGAGAGCAGGAGGAAGCGGAGGAACTGTCGCCGCTTGCCAAGGGGAATTTGTATCATCGGGTGTTGTATCGGTTGTACAGCCAAGTGACGGCGGCCGAACGGATGACACCAGACTGGGTGGAACGGCTGCGCGGGCAGTTGGCTTCCGTTTTTGAACAGGAATGGATCAAGGCGCAACAGGAGCGATCGACAGAGGTCGGAGTGCGGCAATTGTTGGAAAAAGATCGATTGTTGCGCAGACTGACCGAGTGGTTTGAAGTGGAGGCCGCCGCTTGGGAAGGGATGGACTTGCCGCTGGTGCCGCGCTATTTGGAGTGGGTGTTCGGGATGCCAGCGGCCCAAGGGGCCGATCCGAAGTCGCAGGCGTTGCCCGTGACGGTCGGGAAGCTCAAGTTTCGCGGGCAGGTAGACCGTGTTGACGCGACGCGTGAGGGGACGTTTGTGGTAGTCGATTACAAGACGAAGAACACCAAAGCGATGCCCAAGGCGGTGGAGCAAGGGTTGGATTTTCAACTGCCCGTCTATGTGAAGGCGGTGGAACAGGCGCTGTTTGCAGAAGGGTCGGCGGCTGGGGCGGCCTATTTTTCGATTGAAAAGGGCGACCGGACATCGAGTGCGCTGGTCAAGGCAGACTATCTGGACGGGCTTGGGATGGGCAAAAAGCGAACGAAACTGGATGAAGAGAGCTGGTCGGAGCTGTTTGCACATGCTGAGCGCACGATGGAAGAGTATCGGGAGCAGATGGCCGACGGAGCGTTTGCAGTTCTGCCAGGCGACGAAGTGGTTTGTTCCTATTGTGAATATCGGCGGGTGTGTCGATATGACCGCTTGCGGGCTTTGAGCCATGCGGCAGGCGCGGCAAGGGAAGGGGTGGAGTTCGATGAGTGA
- a CDS encoding tRNA (mnm(5)s(2)U34)-methyltransferase, protein MVIRPMLRFVKELLTDVLKPGDVAIDATVGKGSDTLFLAETVGATGRVIGFDVQEAALRRAWDRLTDAGVCERVELHLVSHAQMQDVVPSAWHGRVQAITFNLGYLPGGDPAVVTTTESTLTALQAGLNILSVGGVMTVMLYSGHDAGKAETQAVLAWAQAVDVSQAHVLQYRFLNQQNDPPILLALEKRAQ, encoded by the coding sequence ATGGTGATCAGGCCGATGTTGCGGTTTGTGAAAGAACTGCTCACCGACGTGCTGAAGCCGGGCGATGTGGCGATCGATGCCACGGTTGGCAAGGGCTCAGATACGCTTTTTTTGGCGGAAACTGTCGGGGCGACGGGACGGGTGATCGGCTTTGATGTGCAGGAAGCCGCGTTGCGTCGGGCTTGGGATCGCTTGACCGACGCGGGTGTCTGTGAGCGGGTCGAGCTGCACTTGGTAAGCCATGCCCAGATGCAGGACGTGGTGCCGAGCGCGTGGCATGGTCGGGTGCAGGCGATCACCTTCAATTTGGGATACCTGCCGGGCGGTGATCCAGCCGTCGTAACGACAACAGAATCGACGCTCACCGCCTTGCAAGCCGGGCTTAACATCCTCTCAGTCGGCGGTGTGATGACGGTGATGCTGTATTCGGGGCATGATGCGGGCAAGGCCGAAACACAAGCGGTTTTGGCTTGGGCCCAGGCCGTGGATGTGTCGCAGGCGCATGTGTTGCAGTACCGTTTTTTGAATCAACAAAACGACCCGCCGATTTTGCTCGCGCTGGAAAAGCGCGCTCAGTAG
- a CDS encoding cupredoxin domain-containing protein, with amino-acid sequence MSWFVKSLLVGTVTVAVLVGQVSVGVAETQSQSETVHVAQQGMKQQEFWIVTNEIKTKLADGKEIEAYRWDPGFLTVDKGKQVTLHFYGLKGKAHPFEIEGLGVKGNVEKGKVTSVSFTPKQVGTYRIVCLTHPTVEHEGPMVGYLRVE; translated from the coding sequence ATGAGTTGGTTCGTGAAATCTCTGTTGGTCGGTACGGTCACGGTGGCCGTGTTGGTCGGACAGGTCAGCGTCGGTGTTGCCGAAACTCAGTCGCAATCCGAAACGGTTCATGTTGCTCAGCAAGGGATGAAGCAGCAGGAGTTTTGGATTGTGACCAATGAGATCAAAACAAAGTTGGCAGATGGGAAAGAAATTGAAGCTTATCGCTGGGACCCCGGATTTTTGACGGTGGATAAAGGGAAGCAGGTGACGTTGCATTTTTATGGGCTGAAAGGGAAAGCTCATCCGTTTGAGATTGAAGGATTAGGTGTGAAGGGGAATGTCGAGAAGGGAAAGGTGACCAGCGTTTCGTTCACACCGAAGCAGGTGGGGACGTATCGGATCGTCTGCCTGACTCATCCGACGGTGGAGCATGAAGGGCCGATGGTGGGGTATTTGCGCGTGGAATAG